The genomic stretch GACTATCGGACGAAGTGCTTTTTACCTCCCCGCGCGAAAGCTTCAATTACGCTTCGAAGGCTCTAGTTATATCCAAGCGGAGAAAAGACCTTGAGCAAACTGCAACCGCCTACCTCAACATTGGTACTTCCCTGCGCTATCTCGGCGAAAACCAAGCAGCCTTGGATTCGCTCTACAAGTCAATAGCCATTATAAACAACCTGAAAAACCAAAAACTCGTTGCTAAAATTCTCAACGTTATTGGTGTGGTTCACTACCAGTTGGGACATGATTCCATGTCGATGGAGGCATACAACAAATCGCTAAAAATCAGGCAGAGTATTAACGATATGGAGGGAATAGCCGATATCTTGAACAATGTGGGCAACCTATACAATGGTTTGGGCAACTACGACAAGGCCTTGGACTACTTTTTTAAATGTCTAAAATACGATCAGGTGCTCAAAAACACCAAAGGCCTCTCTTCCACCTACAACAATATCGGTATGGTGTACTACAACATGAAGGAGTACGAAAAATCGATTGTATACTATCACAAAGCCGAAAGTTTGGCCGTTGGCCTCAACGAACGCTCCAAGGTTGCCTCCATCCTCAACAATATAGGGGCCACATACCTCGCTCAGGAAAAATACGATGAGGCTATCCGATACACCTTACTCTCCAACAAGTATTATCAAGAAACCGGCCAGATTTTGCAAACTCAGCGCAATTATACCAATCTGGGTTTAATATATGAGTATAAGGGATTGCTTGACTCTTCACTCCATTATCAGACTATAGCCCTTACGCTGGCCAACCGGCTTTCGAACCCTTCGCTTATTGCAGGTTCGCACATAAACTTAAGCCGGACATATCAGAAAGAGGGTAAACTAAACAAGGCGCTTTCAGAGCTAAAGATGGCCAACAAGTTTGTAGGGAACTCCGAAAACCTAAATATCAACAGCAAGTTGCTCCTCGGGTTTTCCAACATCTACAGCTCGATGGGAAACTACCATAAGGCGTTCGAATATCTGGCCCAACACCTCTCCATCCGCGATAGCCTTTACAACCTCGAAAAGGTGCAAAAGGTGGCCCAAGTGGAAGCTCAATTTGAAACAGAGAAGCAGGCGCAACGAATAGTAACTTTGCAGATGGATCAGAGACTGCAGGAAATCAACATGGAAAAATCGAAAGCCACTGTGCGACGGCTTTTTACGGTGGTGGGTGTAATTACACTTTTGGTTAGCCTCGTTGTATGGCTGTATGTTGGGAAGTATCGAACTAGCCAAAAGTTGGCCCAAAAAAACGAGCAGATAAACGAGCAAAATGAGTTGCTCAGCGAAGTAAACAACGAACTGCAGC from Williamwhitmania taraxaci encodes the following:
- a CDS encoding tetratricopeptide repeat protein, with the protein product MRLLLLILSLLSVTVLVHSQSRKDSLLHTLTGASGLEKAVIYNRLSDEVLFTSPRESFNYASKALVISKRRKDLEQTATAYLNIGTSLRYLGENQAALDSLYKSIAIINNLKNQKLVAKILNVIGVVHYQLGHDSMSMEAYNKSLKIRQSINDMEGIADILNNVGNLYNGLGNYDKALDYFFKCLKYDQVLKNTKGLSSTYNNIGMVYYNMKEYEKSIVYYHKAESLAVGLNERSKVASILNNIGATYLAQEKYDEAIRYTLLSNKYYQETGQILQTQRNYTNLGLIYEYKGLLDSSLHYQTIALTLANRLSNPSLIAGSHINLSRTYQKEGKLNKALSELKMANKFVGNSENLNINSKLLLGFSNIYSSMGNYHKAFEYLAQHLSIRDSLYNLEKVQKVAQVEAQFETEKQAQRIVTLQMDQRLQEINMEKSKATVRRLFTVVGVITLLVSLVVWLYVGKYRTSQKLAQKNEQINEQNELLSEVNNELQQINNQLAQSQEKLREANQTKDMLFGVIAHDMKSPLDHLRTLVYLLRNAKDSGDSVMLESNLTTLDNSLGSVNELLNTLLNWAQVQRDQIHYQESLFNLAEIFHDNLALFQHLIGEKKLVVKQNFSSQIDVRSDRNMVDFIVRNLLSNAIKFSPESSIISIEGELTDSGFSVSVSDHGSGMDSSMAEKLFTPEQVRRRGTYNEKGAGLALQISQEFARQMGGGIQVITADGAGATFILSITNCPGFNG